The Campylobacter sp. CN_NE2 genome contains a region encoding:
- a CDS encoding response regulator transcription factor, whose amino-acid sequence MIKILMIEDDTELAEILSDYLTPFDMEVTIVEDPYVGLSKIRAKLENFDLIILDLTLPGMDGLEVCKEIRKTNNIPIIISSARHDLTDKINAFDFGADDYLPKPYDPKELLARIKSHIRRQQSLGVASNLAPQNKDLVLNEFEHIITLKGKEINLTVAEYDILRYLIKKEGGAITREELIYNCASIDEDSTIKSIDVIIGRIRHKLGEDPKNPKYIHAIRGVGYKLIQ is encoded by the coding sequence ATGATAAAAATTTTAATGATTGAAGATGATACCGAGCTTGCCGAGATTTTATCTGATTATTTAACCCCTTTTGATATGGAAGTTACTATCGTAGAAGATCCTTATGTCGGACTTTCTAAAATAAGAGCAAAGCTAGAAAATTTTGATTTGATTATTTTGGATTTGACTTTGCCGGGTATGGACGGACTTGAAGTTTGCAAAGAAATTCGCAAAACAAACAATATACCGATTATCATTTCAAGCGCAAGACACGATTTAACCGATAAAATAAATGCTTTTGATTTTGGCGCTGATGATTATCTGCCAAAGCCTTATGATCCAAAAGAGTTACTAGCTAGGATAAAAAGTCATATCCGCCGCCAACAAAGTTTAGGCGTAGCGTCAAATTTGGCACCGCAAAATAAAGATTTGGTGCTAAATGAATTCGAACATATCATAACCCTAAAAGGCAAAGAGATAAATTTGACGGTTGCAGAATATGACATTTTACGCTATTTAATAAAAAAAGAAGGTGGCGCAATCACACGAGAAGAGCTTATTTATAACTGCGCTTCAATCGATGAAGATTCGACTATTAAAAGCATAGATGTCATCATCGGACGAATTCGCCACAAACTCGGCGAAGATCCAAAAAATCCAAAATATATCCACGCTATTCGCGGAGTAGGATACAAACTAATCCAATGA
- a CDS encoding ArsS family sensor histidine kinase yields MRRNSIFFTITFIFVLAIVAISIMFWWLIGYDKENYRRELNTRYEIVTNLYLYKMNNLISESEFKRQMQNFKIPEVQDEPTKNEVLTKSENLYEMATSLGSGAILYFEKKHYLKIERKNELILLYDSEYQPYRYDFFRLVYFAVLITLLVTYIFTIRKIKPLRKLKREINKFANGDLNIKDVSVGNNEISDVSKAFYDSVMQIKKLNESRHLFLRNIMHELKTPITKGRIATEMIEESKNKDRLISVFERLESLINEFAAVERATSGINLDNFIDCSVEDIVNEAIDLAMCDKERVNLENPLKLSINVDFKLFSIAVKNIIDNGLKYGSDKKIRIVANAKCLDFITSGEPLSKDFKFYIEPFAKGENAKQSFGLGLYIVDSILKAHGLELTYRHENGENIFSFENISSSIIL; encoded by the coding sequence ATGAGACGAAATTCGATATTTTTTACGATAACTTTCATATTTGTTTTGGCTATCGTGGCTATTTCGATAATGTTTTGGTGGCTTATCGGATACGACAAAGAAAACTACCGTAGAGAGTTAAATACTCGCTATGAAATCGTAACAAATTTATATCTTTATAAAATGAATAACTTAATCAGCGAGAGCGAATTTAAACGCCAAATGCAAAATTTTAAAATTCCCGAAGTCCAGGACGAACCAACAAAAAATGAAGTTTTAACTAAAAGCGAAAATTTATACGAAATGGCAACAAGCTTGGGTTCAGGAGCTATTTTATATTTTGAAAAAAAACATTATTTAAAAATCGAACGAAAAAATGAGCTTATTTTACTTTATGATTCAGAGTATCAACCTTATCGTTATGACTTTTTTAGGCTGGTTTATTTTGCCGTTTTAATTACACTTTTGGTAACTTATATCTTTACGATACGAAAAATCAAACCACTTCGCAAACTAAAAAGAGAGATTAATAAATTTGCTAACGGCGATTTAAATATAAAAGATGTTAGCGTTGGAAATAACGAAATTTCCGATGTTTCAAAGGCATTTTATGATTCGGTTATGCAGATTAAAAAATTAAATGAATCTAGGCATTTGTTTTTGCGAAACATTATGCACGAGCTTAAAACGCCCATTACAAAGGGACGAATCGCAACCGAGATGATAGAAGAAAGCAAAAACAAAGATCGTTTGATTTCGGTTTTTGAAAGATTGGAAAGCTTGATTAACGAATTTGCCGCTGTTGAAAGGGCGACTTCTGGCATAAATTTAGATAATTTTATAGATTGTAGCGTTGAAGATATAGTAAATGAAGCCATTGATTTAGCAATGTGTGACAAAGAGAGAGTAAATTTAGAAAATCCACTCAAACTTAGTATAAATGTCGATTTTAAGCTATTTTCAATCGCCGTTAAAAATATCATAGACAATGGCTTAAAATATGGTAGCGATAAAAAAATTCGCATAGTCGCAAATGCAAAATGCTTAGATTTTATCACAAGCGGAGAGCCACTAAGTAAGGATTTTAAATTTTATATAGAACCTTTTGCGAAAGGCGAAAATGCCAAACAAAGCTTCGGGCTTGGACTTTATATCGTAGATAGTATCTTAAAAGCTCACGGCTTAGAGCTAACATATCGCCACGAAAACGGCGAAAATATTTTTAGTTTTGAAAATATTAGTAGTAGTATTATACTCTAA
- a CDS encoding low molecular weight protein-tyrosine-phosphatase has product MKKILFICHGNICRSPMAEFVMKDLVEKANLTDDFFINSKATSTEEIGNGVHYGTINELKKHGIKIYPHTATQIKKDDYQNFDFLICMDKNNIRNLSRIMGTDVNNKFFLLLEFSNLDNNENVTQFIKTQQNANENKCSFNDNLRQILTQNNSNLNLEIDDPWYSGNFAKTYIDIKKGCESLLKILRMI; this is encoded by the coding sequence ATGAAAAAGATACTATTTATTTGTCACGGAAATATTTGTAGATCGCCGATGGCTGAGTTTGTGATGAAAGACTTGGTTGAAAAAGCAAATTTAACTGATGATTTTTTTATAAATTCGAAGGCAACGAGCACCGAAGAAATCGGCAATGGTGTGCATTATGGCACGATAAATGAATTAAAAAAACATGGCATTAAAATTTATCCACACACAGCTACGCAAATCAAAAAAGATGATTATCAAAATTTTGATTTTTTGATATGTATGGATAAAAATAATATTCGTAACCTTTCCCGCATTATGGGAACTGATGTAAATAATAAATTTTTTTTGTTACTAGAATTTTCAAATTTAGATAATAATGAAAATGTAACACAATTTATCAAAACACAACAAAATGCAAATGAAAATAAATGCAGTTTTAATGACAATTTACGACAAATTTTAACTCAAAATAATTCGAATTTGAATTTAGAAATTGATGATCCGTGGTATAGCGGAAACTTCGCTAAAACTTATATTGACATTAAAAAAGGCTGCGAATCATTATTAAAAATTTTGAGAATGATTTGA
- a CDS encoding cytochrome c3 family protein — MKTSKLLIFLVFILGGLIGLGIALASAEMIHKTGDDKFCSSCHVMEPMRDSYLQDTHGGNNAMGVKAECVSCHLPHDSVWNYTYKKAMNGISEAWQVAFSDPENNDWEANRRNKKEFVYDSGCMSCHENVKNATASNMKSFLPHRDYFNGISNKTCVECHENVGHKNLGFHLKEKFSKVENTK; from the coding sequence TTGAAAACCTCAAAACTTTTAATCTTTTTGGTTTTTATACTTGGCGGTTTGATTGGTCTTGGTATTGCATTAGCGAGTGCCGAGATGATTCATAAAACAGGAGATGACAAATTTTGTAGTAGTTGCCATGTCATGGAGCCTATGAGAGATTCTTATTTGCAAGATACTCATGGCGGAAATAACGCAATGGGCGTAAAAGCAGAGTGTGTAAGTTGCCACTTGCCACACGATAGTGTTTGGAATTATACATACAAAAAAGCCATGAACGGCATTAGCGAAGCTTGGCAAGTTGCGTTTTCGGATCCTGAAAATAACGACTGGGAAGCAAATCGTAGAAATAAAAAAGAATTTGTTTATGATAGCGGTTGTATGAGTTGTCATGAAAATGTCAAAAATGCAACAGCTTCAAATATGAAATCATTTTTACCACACCGTGATTATTTTAACGGCATTTCAAATAAAACTTGTGTCGAGTGTCACGAAAATGTTGGTCATAAAAATTTAGGCTTTCATTTAAAAGAGAAATTTAGTAAAGTAGAAAACACCAAGTAA
- a CDS encoding J domain-containing protein, whose product MADNKSLYDTLGVSKDASSEEIKKAYRRLARKYHPDINKEAGAEDKFKEINAAYEILSDENKRKQYDTYGDNMFGGQNFGDFARSAGNMDDLNEILKNIFGGAFSGGFSSGGSYRSSGGFGGFDFGGFGSENLDINANLSIPFETAVLGGEKEISINNQNIKIRIPSGVNNGEKLRIRGKGRVSSRNGNVGDIILSLNIEESSEFKRQDDDLYKNIEIPLKTALFGGKFEVETFKKPVTIKIAQNTKNGQKIRLKGYGVQNRKSKIYGDLYLVVNVVLPNVDELDSEVRKILEEKL is encoded by the coding sequence ATGGCTGATAATAAAAGCCTTTACGATACTTTGGGCGTTTCAAAGGACGCAAGTAGCGAAGAGATAAAAAAAGCTTATCGCAGACTTGCTAGAAAGTATCACCCAGATATAAATAAAGAAGCAGGTGCAGAAGATAAATTTAAAGAGATAAACGCGGCGTATGAAATTTTAAGCGATGAAAATAAACGAAAACAATACGACACTTATGGCGATAATATGTTTGGCGGACAAAATTTCGGTGATTTTGCACGAAGTGCTGGAAATATGGACGACTTAAACGAAATTTTAAAAAATATTTTTGGCGGTGCATTTAGCGGTGGTTTTAGCAGTGGTGGAAGTTATCGCAGTAGCGGCGGATTTGGCGGATTTGATTTTGGCGGTTTTGGTAGCGAAAATTTAGATATAAATGCAAATTTAAGCATACCTTTTGAAACTGCCGTTTTAGGCGGAGAAAAAGAAATTTCCATAAATAATCAAAATATCAAAATTCGCATTCCAAGCGGAGTAAATAACGGCGAAAAACTGCGAATTCGTGGCAAGGGCAGGGTTTCAAGCAGAAACGGAAATGTCGGCGATATAATTTTAAGTTTAAATATTGAAGAAAGTAGCGAATTTAAAAGGCAAGACGATGATTTGTATAAAAATATCGAAATTCCGCTTAAAACTGCACTTTTTGGCGGTAAATTTGAAGTAGAAACTTTTAAAAAACCAGTAACCATAAAAATCGCACAAAATACAAAAAACGGACAAAAAATTCGCCTAAAAGGCTACGGTGTGCAAAATCGCAAAAGCAAAATTTACGGAGATTTGTATTTGGTTGTAAATGTGGTTTTGCCAAATGTCGATGAACTTGATAGTGAAGTTCGAAAAATTTTAGAAGAAAAGCTTTAA
- a CDS encoding Do family serine endopeptidase yields MKKIIMFSALTAGLLFGASINFNEAPSKFDRLNPAYNGDVVLSFHSSISEAKKSVVNISTSKTLKSAQHPMSELFDDPFFKQFFGFGFDMPQRERKSSSLGSGVIISNDGYIVTNNHVVENADEVLVTLLDNDKEYKAKIIGTDSKTDLAIIKIEEKNLSAIKFANSNDLMEGDIVFAIGNPFGVGGTITQGIISALNKNNIGLNQYENFIQTDASINPGNSGGALVDSRGALIGINSAILSRSGGNNGIGFAIPSNMVKDVAQKLISDGKIERGYIGVMIGDLTKDQKEIYKNTEGALIVGVEKDLPADKAGIKRGDLITKVDDKTIKNSNELKNLIGSMPPNKTIEVEFERDKTMKTAKIKLDSMSGDEKSSGTKGGSAIDGLKLSNLNDELRQKYRLDSDINGVLVTGVEDDSKAEEFGFKTGDVIIQIGQKDVKNIEDFNKLVRDYKGQKTLVWVIRNRIPQGLVIK; encoded by the coding sequence ATGAAAAAAATTATTATGTTTTCAGCATTGACAGCCGGTTTGCTTTTTGGTGCTAGTATAAATTTTAACGAAGCTCCGAGCAAATTTGATCGACTAAATCCGGCTTACAACGGCGATGTAGTGCTATCTTTTCATAGTTCAATAAGTGAAGCCAAAAAATCGGTCGTAAATATCTCGACAAGTAAAACGCTAAAATCAGCTCAACACCCGATGAGCGAGCTGTTTGACGATCCGTTTTTTAAACAATTTTTCGGATTTGGTTTTGATATGCCACAGCGTGAGCGAAAATCAAGCTCTCTTGGTTCAGGCGTTATTATATCAAATGACGGATATATCGTCACAAATAACCATGTCGTAGAAAACGCAGACGAAGTTTTGGTAACTTTGCTTGATAATGACAAAGAGTATAAAGCCAAAATCATCGGCACAGATTCTAAGACCGATTTAGCGATCATCAAAATAGAAGAAAAAAATCTTTCAGCTATCAAATTTGCAAATTCAAACGACTTAATGGAAGGCGATATTGTTTTTGCTATCGGAAATCCTTTTGGCGTGGGCGGAACGATTACGCAAGGCATAATTTCAGCACTAAATAAAAATAATATCGGCTTAAATCAATATGAAAATTTTATCCAAACAGATGCCTCGATAAATCCGGGCAACTCAGGTGGTGCGTTAGTCGATAGTCGTGGCGCATTAATAGGCATAAATTCAGCTATTCTTAGCAGAAGCGGCGGAAATAACGGCATAGGCTTTGCAATCCCGTCAAATATGGTAAAAGATGTTGCACAAAAATTAATTAGCGACGGCAAAATCGAACGCGGCTATATCGGCGTTATGATAGGCGATCTTACAAAAGATCAAAAAGAAATTTATAAAAACACAGAAGGTGCTCTTATCGTAGGTGTTGAAAAAGATCTTCCTGCCGATAAAGCAGGTATCAAAAGAGGCGATTTGATAACAAAAGTCGATGATAAAACAATCAAAAATTCAAATGAACTAAAAAATTTAATCGGCTCAATGCCGCCAAATAAAACAATCGAAGTCGAATTTGAGCGCGACAAAACTATGAAAACAGCTAAAATCAAGCTAGATAGTATGAGTGGCGATGAAAAAAGTAGTGGCACCAAAGGTGGAAGCGCGATTGACGGACTTAAACTTAGCAATCTAAATGATGAGCTTCGCCAAAAATATCGCCTTGATAGCGATATTAACGGAGTTTTGGTAACTGGCGTTGAAGACGATTCAAAAGCAGAAGAATTTGGCTTTAAAACCGGCGATGTTATCATCCAAATCGGTCAAAAAGATGTAAAAAATATCGAAGATTTCAATAAGCTTGTAAGAGACTACAAAGGTCAAAAAACCCTTGTTTGGGTTATTAGAAATAGAATTCCACAAGGTTTAGTTATAAAATAA
- a CDS encoding multiheme c-type cytochrome, translating into MFKKIFLAVACLSVMCFAENVGDVNLMKGMKVDRKLSAQAVECIECHTKESPGIVNDWKSSRHAHAGVSCVDCHNVPADNPMAIKAAHPKDSTNHVSMLVSSKTCAKCHEKEVAEFNQSGHARGGVQMFAKKPMLELMYHYEGADHPDLKDAPAITGCIQCHGSVIKMDSAGKPLKETWPNFGIGTAYPDGGIGSCVACHSRHKFDIVEARKPEACASCHLGPDHPNIEIFNNSMHGHIYNTEGDKYKFDSAPDTWDVPDYRTPTCAVCHMSGIGELKTTHNVSLRLKWNLWAPHSNQRSGGFDTAAKEWAEGMKLTTGNALAGHPDGADAGRKEMAMVCKSCHTSTFTTNFFEMGDKHVMLYNFYHDEAMKMLNELKEKKLLKDDEWSDEFQRAYYYSWHHEGRRMRMGAMMGAPDYAHWHGVFDVQQQIRKMRTIYQKRIETGKIE; encoded by the coding sequence ATGTTCAAAAAGATTTTCTTGGCAGTTGCCTGTTTGTCCGTGATGTGTTTTGCGGAAAATGTAGGCGATGTAAATCTTATGAAGGGCATGAAAGTTGATCGAAAACTTTCTGCTCAGGCGGTTGAGTGTATCGAGTGCCATACAAAAGAGAGTCCGGGCATTGTAAATGACTGGAAATCTTCTCGTCACGCTCATGCTGGTGTAAGTTGTGTTGATTGTCACAATGTCCCTGCGGACAATCCAATGGCAATCAAAGCTGCTCACCCAAAAGATAGCACTAACCATGTAAGTATGTTGGTTAGTTCAAAAACTTGTGCGAAATGTCACGAGAAAGAGGTTGCTGAGTTCAACCAAAGCGGTCACGCAAGAGGCGGCGTTCAAATGTTCGCTAAAAAGCCTATGCTTGAACTTATGTATCACTATGAAGGTGCAGATCACCCTGATTTAAAAGATGCTCCTGCGATCACAGGCTGTATCCAATGTCATGGTTCTGTTATCAAAATGGATAGCGCAGGAAAGCCTCTAAAAGAGACTTGGCCAAATTTTGGTATCGGTACTGCATATCCTGACGGCGGAATCGGAAGCTGTGTTGCTTGCCATAGCAGACATAAATTTGACATAGTAGAAGCTAGAAAACCAGAAGCTTGTGCTTCATGTCACTTAGGACCTGATCATCCAAACATTGAAATTTTTAACAATTCAATGCACGGACATATCTACAACACAGAAGGCGACAAATACAAATTTGACAGCGCACCTGATACATGGGATGTTCCTGATTATAGAACTCCAACTTGTGCAGTTTGCCACATGTCAGGTATCGGTGAGCTAAAAACTACTCACAATGTTAGCCTTCGCTTGAAATGGAACCTATGGGCTCCGCACAGCAATCAAAGAAGCGGTGGATTTGACACTGCTGCAAAAGAGTGGGCAGAGGGCATGAAATTAACAACAGGTAATGCTCTTGCTGGTCACCCAGACGGTGCTGATGCAGGTAGAAAAGAGATGGCAATGGTATGTAAATCATGCCATACAAGCACATTTACAACTAACTTCTTTGAAATGGGTGATAAACATGTAATGCTTTATAACTTCTATCACGATGAAGCTATGAAAATGCTAAATGAGCTAAAAGAGAAAAAACTTCTCAAAGATGATGAATGGAGTGATGAATTCCAAAGAGCATACTACTACTCATGGCACCATGAAGGTCGCCGTATGAGAATGGGTGCGATGATGGGTGCTCCTGACTATGCTCACTGGCATGGTGTATTTGATGTTCAACAACAAATCAGAAAAATGAGAACTATTTACCAAAAACGAATTGAAACTGGTAAAATAGAATAA
- a CDS encoding ATP-dependent helicase encodes MDALSKLNTEQYTAATAPKGYNLVIASAGTGKTSTIVARIAHLLNLGTKPEKILLLTFTNKAASEMIARLSRHFDKSITSKIVAGTFHAVSYTLLSKLGKGVVLKQPSELKTLLKSLVERRNFHHISDIKPYGGAYLYDIYSLFQNKEMSANFSDWFARNYEDQAEFSEIYEDILREFEEEKAKFNYADFNDILIKMRDELRNGAKLEFDEVLVDEYQDTNSLQGSLIDAFDPKSLFCVGDFDQSIYAFNGANIDIIGSFGTRYKNAKIYALNINYRSSSAILALANKVIANNPRLYEKKLIVGRDGKFASPKLFIYDEIMAQYASVAKSISNSPFSHENIAIIFRNNSSADAAEVSLKELGISCKRKGGISFFESREIKAFMDIFGILVNPKDIMAFINTCEFARGVGNAVSKELFDAFMLLGHGSILQGFMHPDESVKIFEKKRKNIGLGLFEDIDTIGSVSRFSELGFDEFFKSHPILKYNKLSSDGAVFLYEIYKLFKKVGTSQKSLNILTEIKNSQIFASIATQIATKRATLKNGKVDEDRKKEENERIYNKVAILNEIAVKYANAEKFYNFLTMGSKEMSEGEGVNLLSVHASKGLEFDQVFLVDLAQNRFPNSKLMAIGGSLDEERRLFYVAVTRARDELVLSYAKFDKIRKISYEPSVFLKEAGMVK; translated from the coding sequence ATGGACGCACTTTCGAAACTAAATACTGAGCAATACACAGCAGCAACAGCCCCAAAAGGCTATAATCTAGTAATCGCAAGTGCAGGCACAGGCAAAACATCGACTATCGTTGCTAGGATTGCGCATTTACTAAATTTAGGAACGAAACCTGAAAAAATCCTGCTTTTAACCTTTACAAACAAAGCAGCAAGCGAGATGATAGCTAGACTTTCGCGTCATTTTGATAAATCTATCACTTCAAAAATCGTAGCTGGCACTTTTCACGCAGTATCTTATACGCTACTTAGCAAGCTTGGCAAGGGCGTAGTTTTAAAACAACCAAGCGAACTTAAAACGCTATTAAAAAGCCTAGTTGAAAGGCGAAATTTTCATCATATAAGCGACATTAAACCCTACGGCGGGGCATATTTATACGATATTTACTCACTTTTTCAAAATAAAGAAATGAGCGCAAATTTTAGCGACTGGTTTGCTAGAAATTACGAAGATCAAGCCGAGTTTAGCGAAATTTATGAAGATATTTTGCGTGAATTTGAAGAAGAAAAGGCTAAATTTAATTACGCTGATTTTAACGATATTTTAATAAAAATGCGAGACGAGCTAAGAAATGGTGCGAAACTCGAATTTGACGAAGTTTTGGTCGATGAATATCAAGACACAAATTCGCTTCAAGGATCACTTATAGACGCTTTTGATCCAAAAAGTCTATTTTGCGTGGGGGATTTTGATCAAAGTATTTATGCGTTTAACGGCGCAAATATCGACATTATCGGCTCTTTTGGCACTCGTTATAAAAATGCAAAAATTTATGCGTTAAACATAAATTATCGCTCATCTTCTGCGATTTTAGCCCTTGCAAATAAAGTCATCGCAAACAATCCGCGTTTGTATGAAAAAAAGCTAATCGTCGGACGAGATGGCAAATTTGCTTCGCCAAAACTATTTATATATGATGAAATTATGGCACAATACGCAAGTGTGGCAAAATCTATCTCAAATTCGCCGTTTTCGCATGAAAATATAGCGATAATTTTTCGAAATAATTCATCGGCTGATGCGGCAGAAGTTTCGCTTAAAGAGCTTGGAATTTCGTGCAAACGAAAAGGCGGGATTAGCTTTTTTGAAAGCCGTGAAATCAAGGCTTTTATGGATATTTTTGGAATTTTGGTAAATCCAAAAGACATAATGGCATTTATCAACACTTGCGAATTTGCTCGTGGCGTTGGAAATGCCGTAAGCAAGGAACTTTTTGACGCTTTTATGCTTTTGGGGCATGGAAGCATTTTGCAAGGATTTATGCACCCTGATGAGAGCGTGAAAATTTTTGAGAAAAAGAGAAAAAATATAGGTCTTGGACTTTTTGAAGACATCGATACTATCGGCTCCGTAAGCCGTTTTAGCGAACTTGGTTTTGATGAATTTTTTAAAAGTCACCCGATTTTAAAATATAACAAGTTAAGTAGTGACGGGGCGGTATTTTTATATGAAATTTACAAACTTTTCAAAAAAGTCGGCACTAGCCAAAAATCGCTTAACATTTTAACTGAAATTAAAAATTCGCAAATTTTTGCTAGTATCGCCACGCAAATAGCGACAAAAAGGGCGACTTTAAAAAACGGTAAGGTCGATGAAGATAGAAAAAAAGAAGAGAATGAGCGAATTTATAATAAAGTTGCGATTTTAAATGAAATCGCCGTAAAATATGCAAATGCCGAGAAATTTTATAACTTTTTAACAATGGGTTCAAAGGAAATGAGCGAGGGCGAAGGTGTGAATTTGCTAAGCGTTCATGCCAGTAAGGGTTTGGAATTCGATCAAGTTTTTTTGGTTGATTTAGCACAAAATCGCTTTCCAAATTCGAAGCTAATGGCTATTGGCGGCAGCTTGGACGAAGAAAGACGGCTTTTTTATGTCGCTGTTACCAGAGCAAGGGACGAGTTGGTTTTAAGCTACGCAAAATTTGATAAAATTCGCAAAATTTCATACGAACCAAGCGTGTTTTTAAAAGAAGCAGGAATGGTAAAGTAG
- a CDS encoding heat shock protein transcriptional repressor HspR: protein MQGYDEPVYLISVVAKVLNLHPQTLRQYEREGLVEPGRTEGKMRLYSERDIDRIKMILRLTKDLGVNLAGVDVILQLKEKIDEYEKIIDELRAELDKFNSSNSRKNQLVKRKSSFDLIFFESEKE, encoded by the coding sequence ATGCAAGGATATGATGAGCCTGTTTATCTTATAAGCGTTGTGGCAAAGGTGCTAAATTTGCACCCGCAAACGCTTCGTCAGTATGAAAGAGAGGGTTTAGTCGAACCCGGTCGCACAGAGGGAAAAATGCGACTATATTCGGAGCGAGATATTGATAGAATAAAAATGATTTTGCGTTTGACAAAGGATTTGGGTGTAAATTTAGCGGGAGTTGATGTGATTTTGCAACTAAAAGAAAAGATTGATGAATATGAAAAAATCATCGATGAATTAAGAGCTGAGCTTGATAAATTTAACTCATCAAATTCACGCAAAAATCAGCTTGTCAAGCGAAAAAGTAGTTTTGATTTGATTTTTTTTGAAAGCGAAAAAGAGTAA